From a single Paenibacillus sp. FSL R5-0345 genomic region:
- a CDS encoding DUF4003 family protein yields the protein MNEQYAARVELFAENAQRIKKAFPWHNAMVSRLAGLLYTAENKSADEDAIRASHELIKENTGMFSSFRGNSAISIATMLSLSSDKEQQLANTLTVYDLLKDVKFRASDYLVVAAYQIAANTTTDQYQRTVERAKMFYDSMKAKHRFLTGHDDYIFSAMLGLSDIDVDSGIDRMEQLYTTLKPEFMSGNSVQALTQVLVLGKEASEAADRVLALRDAFRAHGIRLDKEYTLSSLGVLTLLSSNNKDMVTEVSETFELLRTKKGFGSWSIVKQELLLLSAALVAFKYVEDVQSGIVTSMLSTSITNIVIAQQAALAGAAAASAAAAASSSSN from the coding sequence ATGAACGAGCAGTATGCAGCAAGGGTTGAATTGTTCGCAGAGAACGCACAGAGGATCAAAAAGGCTTTTCCTTGGCATAATGCAATGGTTAGCCGTTTGGCGGGGTTACTGTACACAGCAGAGAATAAAAGTGCAGATGAGGATGCGATTCGTGCGAGCCACGAGCTTATTAAAGAAAATACCGGAATGTTTTCTTCGTTTAGGGGGAATTCGGCAATCAGTATTGCTACTATGCTCTCTCTTTCTTCAGACAAGGAACAACAGCTTGCAAATACGCTGACCGTGTATGACTTATTGAAGGACGTCAAATTTAGAGCCTCTGATTATCTCGTCGTTGCCGCTTATCAAATCGCCGCTAATACGACAACAGATCAGTATCAGCGTACGGTTGAACGCGCAAAGATGTTTTACGATAGTATGAAAGCGAAGCACCGTTTCCTTACCGGACATGATGATTACATCTTCTCTGCCATGCTCGGCCTTTCCGATATCGACGTGGACAGCGGCATCGACCGGATGGAGCAGCTTTACACTACACTAAAGCCTGAATTTATGTCGGGGAACAGTGTCCAAGCTCTGACACAGGTACTGGTTCTTGGAAAAGAAGCTTCTGAAGCAGCGGATCGTGTACTGGCATTACGAGATGCGTTCCGTGCACATGGCATCCGGTTAGATAAGGAATATACCCTTTCTTCGCTGGGCGTGCTTACTTTGCTCTCCTCCAACAATAAGGACATGGTTACGGAAGTCTCAGAGACCTTCGAATTACTGCGTACCAAAAAAGGCTTTGGCAGCTGGTCCATTGTAAAGCAGGAATTGCTACTGTTGTCAGCTGCGCTGGTAGCTTTCAAATATGTAGAGGATGTGCAAAGCGGCATTGTAACCTCGATGCTTTCCACCAGCATCACTAACATTGTGATCGCACAGCAGGCTGCTCTTGCTGGGGCTGCGGCTGCGTCGGCTGCGGCTGCAGCCTCATCTTCTTCGAATTAA
- a CDS encoding TetR/AcrR family transcriptional regulator — protein MPYPKGHKIKVRNKIVESAAQAFRTHGIHDVSVPFIMKGAGLTHGGFYSHFDNKEQLVAEACRYAISDTIALLQKVADQEDQNPKINAVIDYYLSPYHRDKTEMGCIIPALSTELAHSSEDVRQVFTQELERMIDFISTLAGIDTSKGSALFSTMVGSLILARTVNNPELSDNLLSAGKQSAKKLVMN, from the coding sequence ATGCCCTATCCCAAAGGCCATAAAATAAAAGTACGGAATAAAATTGTTGAAAGTGCTGCCCAGGCTTTTCGCACCCATGGAATTCATGATGTAAGTGTTCCCTTCATTATGAAAGGAGCCGGATTGACGCATGGAGGCTTCTATTCACATTTTGACAACAAAGAACAGCTGGTCGCCGAAGCCTGCCGATATGCCATCAGCGATACCATCGCACTTCTGCAGAAGGTTGCGGATCAGGAAGACCAGAACCCCAAAATCAATGCGGTCATTGATTACTATTTAAGTCCGTATCACCGCGACAAAACCGAGATGGGCTGCATTATTCCTGCCCTTTCTACCGAATTAGCCCACTCTTCCGAGGATGTTCGGCAGGTATTCACACAGGAGCTAGAGCGGATGATTGATTTTATCTCTACTCTGGCTGGCATCGACACGTCCAAAGGTAGCGCACTGTTCAGTACTATGGTTGGCTCTCTTATTCTTGCACGGACTGTAAATAATCCTGAATTGAGCGACAACCTCCTCTCTGCAGGCAAGCAGTCTGCCAAAAAGCTAGTTATGAACTAA
- the lpdA gene encoding dihydrolipoyl dehydrogenase, translated as MNKLESVETLVIGSGPGGYVAALRSAQLGMKTAIVERDQLGGVCTNVGCIPSKALIAESHRYEWLRAFSSADAAVSFKNAQDFKQGIVNKQAGGVSYLLKTAGVNILVGEARLLDEHTAIISQCGQEQTLSFKNVILATGSRPIELQAFPVGGRVLSSTEALALPEVPTSLVVIGGGYIGVELGQMYAKFGTKVTILEGGEQVLPGFEPELVSPVGRQLKAEGIKMITGATAVNVVQSADAITLHYLKNQEEQYVTAEYVLVTIGRKPNTDGNLGLDRIGLPVTSRGLIETDEQCRTAIPNIFAIGDITLGPALAHKASYEAKIAAEAIAGLSSEVDYRAIPLVVFSDPELASVGLSETEAKSKGIPVVIGKSSFGINGRALALRETEGFVKIVADPTSGIVIGAQIVGVEASTLVSELALAIEMGATVEDLAMTIHPHPTLGEVIMEAAENAVRKMRMGESGK; from the coding sequence ATGAATAAACTTGAATCCGTAGAAACATTGGTCATTGGATCAGGTCCGGGAGGGTATGTGGCGGCGCTGCGATCCGCACAGCTTGGGATGAAGACGGCAATAGTTGAACGCGATCAGTTAGGTGGGGTCTGTACAAATGTAGGGTGTATTCCATCCAAAGCATTAATTGCAGAATCCCATCGTTATGAGTGGCTTAGAGCGTTCAGCTCTGCAGATGCGGCAGTGTCATTTAAGAATGCTCAGGATTTCAAGCAGGGAATTGTGAATAAGCAGGCAGGAGGAGTCAGCTATTTATTAAAGACGGCAGGCGTAAACATTCTGGTAGGAGAGGCTAGATTGCTTGATGAGCATACGGCGATTATCAGTCAGTGTGGGCAGGAGCAGACTCTTTCTTTTAAAAATGTCATCCTGGCCACAGGCTCTCGTCCGATTGAGCTGCAAGCCTTTCCGGTTGGCGGACGTGTTTTGTCTTCCACAGAAGCTTTGGCGCTGCCAGAGGTTCCAACAAGCCTAGTAGTTATAGGCGGGGGATATATAGGTGTTGAACTGGGGCAAATGTATGCCAAATTCGGAACAAAAGTAACGATACTGGAGGGAGGAGAACAAGTGCTGCCTGGATTTGAGCCGGAGCTTGTGAGCCCTGTTGGAAGGCAGTTGAAAGCTGAAGGGATTAAGATGATTACCGGAGCGACAGCTGTGAACGTAGTGCAGAGTGCGGATGCCATTACACTGCATTATTTAAAAAATCAGGAAGAGCAGTATGTGACAGCGGAATATGTGTTAGTCACTATAGGCCGAAAACCAAATACAGACGGCAATTTAGGGCTGGACCGTATAGGCTTGCCAGTGACGAGCAGGGGATTGATTGAGACAGATGAACAGTGCAGAACGGCTATTCCGAATATTTTTGCAATTGGGGATATTACGTTGGGTCCTGCCCTTGCTCACAAGGCATCTTACGAAGCCAAGATTGCGGCAGAAGCTATTGCTGGTCTCTCCTCCGAGGTTGATTATAGAGCCATTCCGCTTGTTGTATTTTCTGATCCAGAGCTGGCCAGTGTTGGCTTAAGTGAAACGGAAGCAAAGTCAAAAGGAATTCCGGTCGTTATCGGCAAATCCTCCTTTGGGATTAACGGGAGAGCCTTGGCTTTGAGAGAAACTGAGGGCTTCGTCAAAATTGTAGCGGACCCGACCTCTGGAATCGTTATTGGCGCCCAAATTGTTGGAGTAGAAGCATCTACACTTGTGTCGGAGCTTGCTCTTGCTATTGAGATGGGTGCAACTGTGGAGGACTTGGCGATGACCATTCACCCTCATCCCACATTGGGAGAAGTAATTATGGAGGCTGCCGAAAATGCAGTTAGGAAAATGAGAATGGGAGAGAGTGGAAAATGA
- a CDS encoding HlyD family efflux transporter periplasmic adaptor subunit translates to MKIKAGLYIGIAIVLIVGGALLAVKGKDAVSQAESRKQGILDAEQKTLLYQNSPGSIIEVGVAVGDSIKQGEVLFKVKSAEEGETDVLAPEDGSVNRIIVKPGDQIQQGMPMAILQKNNFYTDLYIQESEIQKLEVNQSISVHFPYLEHPEEVTGVIASIAVAPQFASLRMSREKGQADLSMFLVRVAMDANADLLPGMTAEVKLDEITD, encoded by the coding sequence ATGAAAATAAAAGCAGGTTTGTATATCGGAATTGCTATTGTGTTGATCGTTGGTGGGGCGCTTCTTGCTGTAAAAGGAAAGGATGCTGTCAGTCAGGCTGAGAGCAGGAAGCAAGGGATTCTAGATGCGGAGCAAAAGACCCTATTGTATCAGAACAGTCCAGGGTCAATTATAGAGGTCGGTGTGGCTGTAGGTGATTCTATAAAACAGGGAGAGGTATTGTTCAAGGTTAAATCCGCTGAAGAAGGAGAAACAGATGTACTCGCGCCAGAGGACGGATCGGTCAACAGGATTATTGTAAAGCCGGGAGATCAAATACAGCAAGGAATGCCAATGGCGATATTGCAGAAAAACAACTTTTATACAGACCTCTACATACAGGAAAGTGAAATCCAAAAGCTAGAGGTGAATCAAAGCATTAGCGTTCATTTTCCGTATTTGGAGCACCCAGAGGAGGTGACGGGTGTAATTGCTTCCATCGCAGTCGCTCCTCAATTTGCCAGCCTACGCATGTCACGTGAAAAAGGGCAAGCCGATTTAAGCATGTTTCTTGTCCGTGTAGCTATGGATGCGAATGCTGATTTGCTCCCGGGGATGACTGCGGAGGTGAAGCTCGATGAAATCACTGATTGA
- a CDS encoding ABC transporter permease codes for MKSLIDEWKYVTGSKYLRLIFIGPLIAALFFGLMFSKNQISESHVVVIDEDHSSYSRQLISKINASPYMKVTNVYASPLDPETLLANEQAVAVIMLPKELELRQQQGLSTNLGILMDNTMPSGLTGIRTAIQEVIQTENMTLSMTRLVQKGMDAETSKGIISPLSLQQRMLFNPTTSYVGFMVLGFVNIVVLMITTSAAGSIVPRLRQEGKLFANGNSPWQIWVRSLPYAVLTTISLLLCYGLLKQVGGMRFVAEPYLFILPLFVYAFALSLMGLLIGYTAKDVSKVNLRTNFVLYPSFLATGIQLSPLAFPEFFQISAWALPMNWLNRLIRGMAFRNGALTAYSQELGALLIIIGVASLFIGLLVLREAKKPEVQLSTSVSASVI; via the coding sequence ATGAAATCACTGATTGATGAGTGGAAGTACGTAACGGGCAGTAAGTATTTACGCTTGATTTTTATCGGCCCGTTAATCGCAGCTCTGTTCTTCGGCTTGATGTTCTCAAAGAATCAAATCAGCGAATCGCATGTTGTAGTCATTGATGAGGATCACAGTTCGTATTCACGACAGCTGATCTCTAAAATAAATGCTTCTCCTTATATGAAAGTAACTAATGTGTACGCCAGTCCCCTGGATCCAGAAACATTACTGGCAAATGAGCAGGCAGTCGCGGTCATCATGCTTCCTAAAGAGTTGGAGCTGCGTCAGCAGCAGGGGTTATCAACGAATCTCGGCATATTAATGGATAACACAATGCCCTCAGGGCTAACCGGTATACGAACTGCGATTCAGGAAGTCATCCAGACGGAAAATATGACGCTTTCGATGACCCGTCTGGTTCAGAAAGGAATGGACGCAGAAACCTCTAAAGGGATTATTTCTCCATTGTCCCTTCAGCAGCGGATGCTGTTTAATCCGACCACGAGTTACGTAGGCTTTATGGTGCTTGGATTTGTAAATATTGTGGTGCTGATGATTACAACAAGCGCAGCGGGTTCAATTGTCCCTCGCTTGCGTCAGGAGGGGAAACTCTTTGCAAACGGGAACTCTCCTTGGCAGATTTGGGTTCGTAGTCTACCATACGCTGTTTTGACCACTATCTCGCTGCTCCTGTGTTATGGCTTATTAAAACAGGTGGGGGGAATGCGCTTTGTAGCGGAGCCTTATCTGTTCATTCTTCCGCTGTTTGTGTATGCCTTTGCCTTGTCTCTCATGGGCCTGTTGATTGGTTATACTGCCAAAGACGTATCCAAAGTTAATTTACGAACCAATTTCGTATTGTATCCGTCATTTCTTGCTACTGGAATCCAACTGAGTCCACTTGCGTTTCCGGAGTTTTTTCAAATTTCCGCTTGGGCATTACCGATGAATTGGCTGAATCGCCTCATACGCGGGATGGCTTTTCGGAATGGGGCGCTAACAGCCTACAGTCAGGAGCTGGGGGCACTGCTGATCATTATTGGTGTTGCATCCTTATTCATTGGATTGCTGGTGCTTCGGGAGGCGAAGAAACCCGAGGTTCAGCTCTCGACATCCGTTTCAGCTTCAGTAATTTAA
- a CDS encoding NAD(P)H-dependent oxidoreductase — MNVLIIFDHPYGATASENVPHQRSYSAALLASVMRGLTTKGHTIDLIDLHADEFNPVMSCEELAAWRQKKTIDPLVANYQQRLIAADHIVFIFPIWWEAMPALTKGFLDKVFAKGIVYEEIKPGRPFKCLLPNIKGVSLLTVMNTPDFFYRWIFGNPITKILFRGTFRKMGIRKNLRWYNYAGMSDRSLEERVKHLNKTERRFARLG, encoded by the coding sequence ATGAATGTCCTGATTATTTTTGATCATCCATATGGAGCAACAGCGTCCGAGAATGTCCCCCATCAGCGAAGCTATTCCGCGGCCTTACTAGCTTCCGTTATGCGAGGTCTTACCACCAAAGGCCATACGATTGATCTTATCGATTTGCATGCCGATGAATTTAATCCAGTCATGTCTTGCGAAGAACTTGCTGCTTGGCGACAAAAGAAAACCATCGACCCTCTAGTCGCCAATTATCAGCAGCGTCTTATAGCAGCGGATCATATTGTCTTCATATTCCCTATATGGTGGGAAGCCATGCCCGCTCTTACCAAAGGCTTTCTTGATAAGGTATTCGCTAAAGGCATTGTCTACGAAGAAATTAAACCTGGACGGCCCTTCAAATGCTTACTGCCGAATATTAAAGGAGTATCCCTGCTGACTGTTATGAATACTCCTGACTTCTTTTATCGCTGGATTTTTGGCAACCCCATCACCAAGATTCTGTTCAGAGGGACCTTCCGCAAAATGGGAATACGTAAGAATCTCCGTTGGTATAATTATGCCGGAATGTCAGATCGCAGCTTAGAAGAACGGGTGAAGCATCTTAATAAAACAGAACGACGTTTTGCACGACTAGGGTAA
- a CDS encoding MarR family transcriptional regulator encodes MTHSFENLPNKDILIKKLIEMIPQLQKRFQSEDDEEKEWLIQNCSNPLIIDFLKDSTVMTLHVIDAIGQLEPVNGTTISKHFGIPKGSVSKITRKLVLQEMIRTEFLPDNKKEVLFLTTPLGKEIFDLHQALHKEMNKGINRFLQRYNTDELLFLIQAFEDTLEASWVHSESVAEEEPLNAGESLEAMEIDEMSQIVDMLNQLDTRNLKKAKAILQDVFFTSFE; translated from the coding sequence GTGACGCATTCTTTCGAGAACTTACCTAATAAGGATATTTTGATAAAAAAATTGATAGAAATGATTCCACAATTACAAAAGCGATTTCAATCGGAGGATGATGAAGAGAAGGAATGGTTGATTCAGAACTGTAGTAATCCCCTTATCATTGATTTCCTCAAAGACTCCACAGTCATGACCCTGCATGTAATAGATGCAATTGGACAGCTTGAACCGGTGAATGGCACTACCATTTCGAAGCATTTCGGAATTCCGAAAGGCAGCGTGTCCAAAATCACTAGAAAATTAGTTCTGCAGGAAATGATTCGCACGGAGTTTCTCCCCGATAATAAAAAAGAAGTGCTGTTTCTTACAACACCTCTTGGAAAAGAAATATTCGATTTGCATCAAGCACTACATAAGGAGATGAATAAAGGGATAAATCGGTTTCTACAAAGATATAACACAGATGAATTGTTATTTCTGATCCAAGCATTCGAGGATACTTTGGAAGCATCATGGGTTCATTCGGAATCGGTTGCTGAAGAAGAACCATTAAATGCTGGAGAATCTCTTGAGGCAATGGAAATCGATGAAATGAGTCAAATCGTAGACATGCTTAACCAACTGGATACACGCAATCTTAAGAAAGCTAAGGCCATTCTTCAAGATGTGTTTTTTACCTCTTTTGAGTAG